The genomic region TACCGGGAAAGATAGTTCACATTGATGGAGATAAGGAGTATCTCAAAACATGTACCCTAACTTACAGACAATTAAACCTAAATGTTGTGCCATTTTTTATAGCAGAAAAAGATCAACCTAGAGAGGTTGGAAGAATAGTTAAAGAACATTCCCCTGACATACTAGTAATTACAGGACATGATGGTATCAATAAAGAGAGCAAATACTACCGCAACTCTAAACACTTTATTTTAGCTGTAAAAAAAGCTAGAAAAGTAGAGCCAAATAAAGACGACTTGTTTATTTTTGCTGGAGCATGTCAAAGTGATTATGAAGGAGTAATTGAAGCTGGGGCAAACTTTGCTAGCTCCCCAAACCGAGTTTTGATACATTGCCTAGACCCTGTTATAGTAGCACAAAAGGTAGCTTATACACCTATATCAAAGATAATTAGTATTGAGGAAGTTATTGAAAATACTATAACCGGAATGGACGGTATAGGTGGCATTGAAAGTGTAGGAAAGTTTAGACTAGGATTACCAAAGTATAAGGAGGACAGCAAAAATGAGAGGCATTAAAAACGTTAATATCTCTAAAGATAACACGAAATCCACGGTGGATATCAAAATCCAAGGTGGCTTTAAATATGATATAGACAGTGACAGCCAAGACATTAAGGTAAATATAGAGCCTAAGGAAGACTTTAAGCCCAGTCCACAACCAGGGCTAAAACCTTTAGAGGGTAAAACAATAGTATTAGATCCTGGGCATGGAGGGTCAAATACTGGCGCTGTAGGTAACGGACTTTTAGAAAAGGAGGTAGTCCTTGAGATTTCTCTGATAGCTGAGAAAAAGCTAAAAGACCAAGGAGCAAATGTACTTTTAACTAGGCGACAGGATAGAAGAGTAAGCTTATCGGAGAGGGTGAGGGTAGCTAATGATAACAATGCTGATATCTTTGTCAGCGTTCATGTCAATGGATTTACAGATCCAACTGCTAGAGGAACGGAAACTTACTGGTACACAAGGGGAAGTAGCAGTAGTAGGCGTCTTGCCCAAATAATGCAAAGAAGAATGCTCTCCGCCCTCAACAGAAGAGATAGGGGGGTAAAACAAGCTAACTTTTACGTTTTAAGGGAAACTGATATGCCTGCGGTATTACTAGAGCCATTATTTATAACAAACCCTGAAGAAGCAGAGCTAATTCAAAGAAAAGAAACTAAAGAAAAAATAGCAGAAGTAATTTTAAATGGAATAATTGAATTTTATTCTTGACAACATGGGCATTACCTTGCTATAATAATACTTTTATTTGACAATAGGTAATAAAAATGTTAGAATATAATAAATTAAATTTATTATGTTAAGAGGTGATGCCTTTTGGCTAAGCAGACTCCTTTGGCTAAAAAGAACTTGGCTAATAAGAACCCCTTGACCACAATTCGTACAGATCTTGAAGCATACATTGGACAAAAAATCATGCTTAAGGCAAATAGGGGCCGTAAAAAAGCTATTGAGAGAACAGGCGTTTTAGAACAAACGTATCCGTCCCATTTTCTAGTCAGAATAGATGAGGAAAACTTTAAGCGCAGGCTTTCATTTTCCTACGCCGATGTCTTGACAGAAACAGTGGAGTTAACTCTCTTCAAGCCTGACACCGACGAAAAGGTGAGATTTTCTGTTTCATAGCAATAAAAAGATATATATAAAAAAAACACAGCAAATAGCTGTGTTTTTTTTATATATATATCTTAAACTTTTAGCAAATTAGGAATATATATAATATAAAGGGGGGAGCAAAATGACAGTGGGACTAACCTTAAGTGGAGGGGGACAAAAAGGCATAGCCCATCTTGGAGTTATAAAGGGAATAGAAGAGGACGGGTTAAAATTTAACTGTATGAGCGGAACAAGCGCAGGCGCCATAATTAGTTCGTTATATGCTACAGGCAAAAGTTTTGATCAAATCTTGAGAATCGTTAAAAGCTTAGAAAGGTCTGATGTTTTAGATCTTAATATCAATTTTTGGCAAGTAGTTACACTGAAGTTGGCGTTGCTTTTTAAAGTGTTTGACTTTGAGCAAACAGTGTACTGGGGATTGTTTGCCGGTGAACGGCTGAAAAGTATACTAGAAAAAAACCTTCCTAATGTTCCGATTAAAGATGTGGACGCTACTCCACTGGCTATCACTGCAGTTGATGTGCATACCGGGCAGGATGTAATTTTTACAAATAGGAAAGAAAAGCTTGCTCATTTTGGAAACGTTATTGACGATATACCTTTACCGCTAGCTGTTAGGTCGAGTATGGCTATACCCTTTATTTATACCGGAGTTAAATGGAAGGACTACTACTTTATAGACGGTGGTTTAACTAACAACATCCCCACTAAGCTTATTAAGTTTTTAGGAGCGCAAAAATCCCTAGCTGTTGATGTTTCAGAAAAACCACCATATAAAGAAAAGCCAACTAATATAATTGATATGGGCGGGCGTATAATAAGCATAGCAATTGATAGCAGTAAGTACCACACAAAACCAGATATTTTGTTAAAGCCCAATATTTCTTCCGTAAGCTTAGGTGACTTTAGTAGCACCGAAAAGCTAGTTGAATTAGGATACGAAGAATATAAAAGAAATAGAAAGTCACTATTGGGACTATTCAAATAGAAAAATATGACTAAACTTTTTATTTGACTAAAGATAGATTAAAAAGCTATCTATAGTCATTTTTTATGTTTAACTTGAATAAGTTTGTGGTAAAGGTTATTTTTTAATGTGTTTTGAGCATACAATTTATATAACTTTAGATTTTGAAAGGAGGAAAGTTAATGGAACAAGAAAACCTTAATGTAGAAGTAATCAATGAGCCTGTTTGTTTAAATCAAGTTATCGGCGAAGAAATAAACCAAATTAGTTTAACCGAAGAAATAAACCTAAGCAAAAAGTTAGATAAGGTAGTAGAGGTAGAAGTTTTTGTGCCACAACATAAAATAGAAGTCAACGTTTTAGATGACAAAGTATCTGTTGAAGGTAAGCTGACACGAATAGTTTATGGAATTACATTAGGTGGAGACCTAGTTGAAGAAGTGCTGCCGGAAATGCAGTTTTCTCATTTTATCCATATGCAGGGAGTCCAGCCAAAGGATAGTGCTTTAGTCAATGTGACGTTAGAAGATTATGATGGGAAGCTTAATGGGAGTGAAACACTGCAAGAGGAAGCAAAGCTTGAGCTGTTTGTTAAAGTTACAACCACAAAAAAGGTTGATATTTTTAAAGATATAGGTAAGGATATCAACCAAACGAAAGACCTTACCAGAATACAAAACCTTATTGACCAAAAAGAAGTAGAAATTCCAACAGAATTTGATGTTGAGTTTGACACTGAAGTTAGCCAGTTCATCGAAACAGAGGCAGAGGTTATACCAAAAAACTTGCGAGTAGCCGATAATAATGGAGAAATTGAAGCGGATATAATTTACAGGATTTTATACCGAACTGAAGATGGCAAGCTTAAAGAAACCAAAGGCAAAGAAGTTTTTAGTAAAAAAGTTGACCTGACAGGCGTAGATACTTCTATGGAAATGTGGGCAGACCTCAAGGTCAAACACGTTGAACAACAGCTTAAAGATTCTAAGTTAGCTGCGACCCAAATTTTAACTGTTTACTGTAACTTAAAAATAATAGAAACGAGTCAGATGGAGTTAGTTACACATGCCGAAAATGTAGATACCTATAATGATAGATATACAGTCGAAAATATTGTTTGTGAAGAAGAGGAAAGCATAAACTCTCAGCAAAGCACAGAGTTTTCCACAGAAGTAGCAGAGATAGAGCGTATATCAAGCGTTTGCAAAATCATAGAAAACAAGGTTTTAGAAGATAAGGTAGCATTAAACCTAAACTTAACCCACATCGTGCACTATAAAGATGAAGACGATAAACAAAGAATAATTAAAGTAGCAGGAGAAAACTTTACCCATTTCATTTATATGGCAGGAATTACAGAAGATATGAAAGCTTTGCTCCAAACAGATATCTCTGATGTAAAAGTAGAGATGACACCTGATTCTATGGCGGCCACAATTTCTTGTCAAGCAAATCTTAAAGCTAAGGTTTTACAAAATGAACTAGTAGAACTAGTAACTGATGTTAATGTGTTAAAGGACCAAACCCATGACGCGTCTGTAATAATATACTCAGTACAAAAGGGAGATACTATTTTTAAAATAGCAAAAAGGTTTGGAGTAAGACAAAAAGAAATTATAGGCGCAAACAAAGAAAACATAAAAGACCCAAATCAAATAAATTTAGGACAAAAGTTAATTATTCCTTGTAGTTAGCCATGAAAAAAACCTCGGTTTACAAGAGGGCACTGAAAATCTGACTATATTTCAGTAAAGAAAATAGTATTCAACAAAAAAAGACGACTTTGGTTCAAAATTTTGAATCCAGAGTCGTCTTTTAATAATTTAATTATGTTCTTTTGTCTATATTTAATCCACTAGTTTCAAAATTCGCTTCAGATTTACTGCAAACATTGATATAGCTCCTTGCATCTCCATGCCAATTAGACCCGAGGATTTTGAAACATCATACCCGTGTCTATGTTTTAATTCACTATTTTTTGCTTCTACTTTATAACGCTCTTTAGATTTTTCTTTAAAGTATTCACTTTCCTGAAACTTCGCCTGTTCACTATGTTCGTCAGATTTGATGCTTACAGAATAGGTCTTGCTTTTAGCTCCAGGTTTATAGCAGCCTTCTTTTAAGGGGCAAGCTTTACATTTCTCTACGTCAAAATAATATGTATCTGTTTGATTTTTAGATTCTTTTTTCTTACCTTGCCGAGCTTTACGTATAGCCATGTGACCAGCCTTACAAACATACATTCCAGCATCTTTATTAAATTCAAATTCGTCTTCCTTTTTTCGAACTCCAGCAACAGCAGGGTTTAACTTAGAGACTAACTTTATATTATTTTCTTTGGCATATTTAATATTTCTTTTTTCAGAATAGGCAGCATCACCTATAACTGTATCCACCTTTATCCCAGCTTTAGCACTTTTTTCAATCAGTTCTGTTAACTGCTTCCCATCATTTTTTTCCCCTGTTGTAACGGTTGCAGCTGTGATAATTCTTTCTTCGCTTAGAGCAATATGAGTCTTGTAGCCAAAAAAGGATGAATCAGCACTTTTGTGCCCTACTCTTGCATCTTTATCTTGAGATATTTGCAAGTGTTCAATATCATCAGCAACTGTTTCCTTTAGAAGATTCAGCTGTTCTTTTACTTTCGGATGCTGAAGAAACTGGTCTTTTTTTGTAATCACTTCAATGAGTTTTTGGCAATAATCGAACTCATCTTCTAAGGCATCATTTGTATTTTTAGATGGAAATTGTTCTTTCATGGTTTCATCTATCTTATATACAGCTTTTCTCAAGTTTTTAGCGCGATCAATAAGTATTTCTCTAGGTGATTTTTGGTTATATCTAGCTCTTGTATGAGTCGCATCCACAATAATTGAGTTGCTTTTTATTACTCCCTTTTCAATGGCTATTTCCACAGTTTTATTAATTAGCATATCCAGTAGGCTTACGTCTTTTAAACGTAGTTTTCGAAAATTAGTAAGAGAGCTAGGTTCAATAACTGGTTCTTCAGGAGCCATATCCAAAAAATATTTAAATGACATGTCATATTTTGAGCGTTCTACAACGTCAACATCAGATAAATCATGGATAGATTTTAACAGTAAATATTTAAACATACGTATAGGGTCTATGGCGTTTCTACCGTTATTGTGGCAGTATTTATCTTTAAGTTCACTATATACAAAAGAGAAATCTACCATATCATTAATTCTACGAAGTACATTATCCTTTGGAACGACTAAATTATATATATCCATATATGGACTTAAATTCATCGACTGTTGTTTTTGAATCATGAAATCCACCTACTTTTAATTGATACTACAATTATACAGCAAAAAAGGCATAATTGCCTTAGATTTTAAGGAATTATGCCTTTTTATGCTTTTGAGGACTTTTTCAGTGCCCTCGTTTACAACCGGGGTTTTTTGTTGCACTTTATTTGCATTACTATATATAGTGTACTATAATATTAACTAACACAATATTTAGTAGAAGAGGGGTAGATTATGGGAAGTCAATTAAAGTTAAGCGCCAATGCATTAACAGTTTTAGAAAAAAGATACCTTACAAAGGAAAATACAAAGGTTGTGGAAAAGCCAGAAGAGATGTTTAGGAGAGTCGCAAAAAACATCGCAAATGTAGAAAAAGAGTTCGGAACTGACAAAGAAAGTATTAAAGAAGTTGAAGAAAAGTTTTATGAACTGATGGTTTCTTTAGACTTTTTGCCTAACTCACCAACCTTAATGAATGCAGGAAAAGACCTACAGCAGCTAGCAGCTTGCTTTGTACTTCCTGTGGAAGATTCTATGGAGAGCATTTTCGAGACGATAAAAAACGCTGCTTTAATACATAAAAGTGGTGGTGGCACAGGGTTTTCATTTTCTCGGCTTCGCCCAGCTAACGATAGAGTACAGTCAACAGGTGGTGTAGCCAGCGGCCCTATATCTTTTATGAAAGTATTTAACTCAGCTACCGAGGTGGTAAAACAAGGTGGCACTAGAAGGGGAGCCAACATGGCTATCTTAAGAGTTGACCATCCTGATATCTTAGAGTTTATAACCGCAAAAGAAAAAGGTGAAGAGCTGACTAATTTTAATATATCAATAGGGTTGACCGAAGAGTTTATGGATGCAGTGATGGATGGAAGGGACTATCCTTTGATTAACCCTCAGAATGGCAAAGTTGTTAAAAGGATATCAGCAGCTAAAGTTTTTGGTATGATTGTAGAAGCTGCACACAAAAACGGTGAGCCTGGAATTGTTTTTCTAGACAGAATAAACGATGAAAATCCCACCCCTAATTTAGGAGAAATAGAAAGCACAAATCCTTGTGGAGAACAACCTTTGCTGCCGTATGAAGCTTGTAACCTAGGATCTATAAACCTTTCTAACATGGTAAAAGAAGGTGAACTGGATTTTGAAAGACTTAAAAAAACAGTGGAGCTTTCAGTAAGGTTTTTAGACAATACCTTGCAAGCCAGTAAATACCCACTAGAGAAAATAAAGCAAATGGTTCGAGGTAATAGGAAAATTGGTCTTGGTGTTATGGGTTTTGCAGATTGTTTAATAAAGTTAAAAATACCTTATGATAGCGAAAAAGCTATAAATATGGCAGAAAAGATTATGGAGTTTATCCAGTATTATTCAAAGGAATGTTCTCAAAAACTAGCACAAGATAGGGGGGCATTTCCTAATTTTGCAGATTCTCTTTATAGTCAAAAGGGTATAGAAATTCGAAAC from Proteinivorax hydrogeniformans harbors:
- the yabG gene encoding sporulation peptidase YabG, producing MEFKVGDIVARKSYKCDIYFAVYEIDWDKKIAYLKGLDLRIQADAPLRDLKKINSKELIKHKREMMITKMKCINKIESARKQEQINLGIQRGDSKSKYYEIPGKIVHIDGDKEYLKTCTLTYRQLNLNVVPFFIAEKDQPREVGRIVKEHSPDILVITGHDGINKESKYYRNSKHFILAVKKARKVEPNKDDLFIFAGACQSDYEGVIEAGANFASSPNRVLIHCLDPVIVAQKVAYTPISKIISIEEVIENTITGMDGIGGIESVGKFRLGLPKYKEDSKNERH
- a CDS encoding N-acetylmuramoyl-L-alanine amidase, with the translated sequence MRGIKNVNISKDNTKSTVDIKIQGGFKYDIDSDSQDIKVNIEPKEDFKPSPQPGLKPLEGKTIVLDPGHGGSNTGAVGNGLLEKEVVLEISLIAEKKLKDQGANVLLTRRQDRRVSLSERVRVANDNNADIFVSVHVNGFTDPTARGTETYWYTRGSSSSRRLAQIMQRRMLSALNRRDRGVKQANFYVLRETDMPAVLLEPLFITNPEEAELIQRKETKEKIAEVILNGIIEFYS
- a CDS encoding Veg family protein yields the protein MAKQTPLAKKNLANKNPLTTIRTDLEAYIGQKIMLKANRGRKKAIERTGVLEQTYPSHFLVRIDEENFKRRLSFSYADVLTETVELTLFKPDTDEKVRFSVS
- a CDS encoding patatin-like phospholipase family protein is translated as MTVGLTLSGGGQKGIAHLGVIKGIEEDGLKFNCMSGTSAGAIISSLYATGKSFDQILRIVKSLERSDVLDLNINFWQVVTLKLALLFKVFDFEQTVYWGLFAGERLKSILEKNLPNVPIKDVDATPLAITAVDVHTGQDVIFTNRKEKLAHFGNVIDDIPLPLAVRSSMAIPFIYTGVKWKDYYFIDGGLTNNIPTKLIKFLGAQKSLAVDVSEKPPYKEKPTNIIDMGGRIISIAIDSSKYHTKPDILLKPNISSVSLGDFSSTEKLVELGYEEYKRNRKSLLGLFK
- a CDS encoding SPOCS domain-containing protein; this encodes MEQENLNVEVINEPVCLNQVIGEEINQISLTEEINLSKKLDKVVEVEVFVPQHKIEVNVLDDKVSVEGKLTRIVYGITLGGDLVEEVLPEMQFSHFIHMQGVQPKDSALVNVTLEDYDGKLNGSETLQEEAKLELFVKVTTTKKVDIFKDIGKDINQTKDLTRIQNLIDQKEVEIPTEFDVEFDTEVSQFIETEAEVIPKNLRVADNNGEIEADIIYRILYRTEDGKLKETKGKEVFSKKVDLTGVDTSMEMWADLKVKHVEQQLKDSKLAATQILTVYCNLKIIETSQMELVTHAENVDTYNDRYTVENIVCEEEESINSQQSTEFSTEVAEIERISSVCKIIENKVLEDKVALNLNLTHIVHYKDEDDKQRIIKVAGENFTHFIYMAGITEDMKALLQTDISDVKVEMTPDSMAATISCQANLKAKVLQNELVELVTDVNVLKDQTHDASVIIYSVQKGDTIFKIAKRFGVRQKEIIGANKENIKDPNQINLGQKLIIPCS
- a CDS encoding IS1182 family transposase; amino-acid sequence: MIQKQQSMNLSPYMDIYNLVVPKDNVLRRINDMVDFSFVYSELKDKYCHNNGRNAIDPIRMFKYLLLKSIHDLSDVDVVERSKYDMSFKYFLDMAPEEPVIEPSSLTNFRKLRLKDVSLLDMLINKTVEIAIEKGVIKSNSIIVDATHTRARYNQKSPREILIDRAKNLRKAVYKIDETMKEQFPSKNTNDALEDEFDYCQKLIEVITKKDQFLQHPKVKEQLNLLKETVADDIEHLQISQDKDARVGHKSADSSFFGYKTHIALSEERIITAATVTTGEKNDGKQLTELIEKSAKAGIKVDTVIGDAAYSEKRNIKYAKENNIKLVSKLNPAVAGVRKKEDEFEFNKDAGMYVCKAGHMAIRKARQGKKKESKNQTDTYYFDVEKCKACPLKEGCYKPGAKSKTYSVSIKSDEHSEQAKFQESEYFKEKSKERYKVEAKNSELKHRHGYDVSKSSGLIGMEMQGAISMFAVNLKRILKLVD
- a CDS encoding vitamin B12-dependent ribonucleotide reductase — translated: MGSQLKLSANALTVLEKRYLTKENTKVVEKPEEMFRRVAKNIANVEKEFGTDKESIKEVEEKFYELMVSLDFLPNSPTLMNAGKDLQQLAACFVLPVEDSMESIFETIKNAALIHKSGGGTGFSFSRLRPANDRVQSTGGVASGPISFMKVFNSATEVVKQGGTRRGANMAILRVDHPDILEFITAKEKGEELTNFNISIGLTEEFMDAVMDGRDYPLINPQNGKVVKRISAAKVFGMIVEAAHKNGEPGIVFLDRINDENPTPNLGEIESTNPCGEQPLLPYEACNLGSINLSNMVKEGELDFERLKKTVELSVRFLDNTLQASKYPLEKIKQMVRGNRKIGLGVMGFADCLIKLKIPYDSEKAINMAEKIMEFIQYYSKECSQKLAQDRGAFPNFADSLYSQKGIEIRNATTTTIAPTGTISIISGVSSGVEPLFAVCYKRNVLDNESLVEVHPLFEQIAKERDFYSEELMEKIAQKGSVAGVLEVPEDVQKLFVTAHEISPRRHIEIQSAFQRHTDNAVSKTVNFKSDATKEDISEVFIQSYKLKCKGVTVYRDGSRDAQVLTVGDKKKSDSMAEGVQPRPRPSTTFGTTVKKKIGCGNLYISVNSDQYGICEVFTNTGRQGGCASQSEATSRLVSIALRAGVDKDTLVEQLKGIRCPACIRRNGIEVTSCPDAIAKAIDSIGTTLKNQGSIEEVTAGEANENKIVDKCPECGKKVRFESGCNICPHCGYSKCG